A region from the Antennarius striatus isolate MH-2024 chromosome 24, ASM4005453v1, whole genome shotgun sequence genome encodes:
- the anos1a gene encoding anosmin-1a: protein MGHSPSLCYINPVNPDLHHILFVLSLLLIMMLAARCRVVTRLSLWIMVLCGCRVCGRTQEAAAAAADASWTESVSRARCASRCLGLHRGSALPPLPPQNNGSLAWCLQNKLCSKCLEPCKDSWEMERKSSCRELCERAFPRKHWECVTSCEFLQSVLGVKQGRCPPQDRASGFAAACVESCDHDGECPAQRKCCSNGCGHTCQPPKDPFKGAPLRPRKALTFEELSSGQLELRWSSRFNVSAEPVVYVLQRRWNYGIQPSEDSATPWQEVAQTTDQGARLSDIRPGRWYQFRVAAVNAHGTRGFTTPSRHVHASRDPSSPQAPTALRVANMTFGPGRVVSARLQWGVTPDQDVPVHHYRVSWSWTAAGGGSASSLTKRRKTVRETSVELDSMRSNRSYSVEVQAVSYWGQMQLRGPRAVLRFSTRSKPETRPRSSTDALLDVGTPFYQDGQLQVHVYWQSSMDPSVEFYRIRWGPESCGHNQTRPMEKTTTQENFVSLQGLMFSCRYRVLLQPVSKKSRPPTETTSFSTPPCEAIQAKSPRPLTCPGDTDPPQKVLVKATNLTASFEVRGRNLTAVFGWGLSGAPPHHHVTGYQATWTEVVPSSRHQNHKLPHSLISQSQILPPDARVLVVSGLHPDSLYRLEVQVLTGDGGGPTTRRNFQTPPAERRGAQNRAEDASPPAANH from the exons ATGGGTCATAGCCCCTCCCTCTGCTATATAAACCCAGTTAATCCAGATCTTCATCACATCCTCTTCgtcctcagcctcctcctcatcatgaTGCTGGCTGCGCGCTGCCGCGTCGTGACGCGACTTTCACTGTGGATTATGGTCCTGTGCGGCTGCCGCGTGTGCGGCAGGACGCAGGAGGCGGCAGCGGCCGCCGCGGACGCGTCCTGGACGGAGAGCGTCTCCAGAGCCCGGTGCGCGTCCCGGTGCCTCGGTCTGCACCGCGGGAGCGCGCTCC ctcccctccccccacagaACAATGGATCTCTGGCCTGGTGTCTCCAGAACAAACTGTGTTCAAAG tgtcTGGAGCCCTGCAAAGACTCCtgggagatggagaggaagagcagCTGCAGGGAGTTATGTGAG CGGGCGTTTCCCAGAAAGCACTGGGAGTGTGTGACCAGCTGTGAGTTCCTGCAGTCGGTGCTGGGGGTGAAGCAGGGCCGATGCCCCCCTCAGGACAGAGCCAGCGGCTTCGCCGCCGCCTGCGTGGAGAGCTGCGACCACGATGGAGAATGCCCCGCCCAGAGGAAGTGCTGCTCCAATGGGTGTGGCCACACCTGCCAGCCCCCCAAAGACCCGTTCAAGG GAGCCCCCCTGAGGCCCAGGAAGGCCCTGACCTTTGAGGAGCTGTCCTCGGGTCAGCTGGAGCTCCGCTGGTCGTCCCGCTTCAACGTCTCCGCTGAGCCGGTGGTCTACGTCCTGCAGAGGAGGTGGAACTACGGCATCCAGCCCAGCGAGGACAGCGCCACCCCCTGGCAGGAGGTGGCACAG ACCACGGATCAGGGGGCGCGGCTCTCCGACATCCGCCCCGGGCGCTGGTACCAGTTCAGGGTGGCGGCCGTCAACGCCCACGGGACCCGAGGCTTCACCACGCCCAGCAGACACGTCCACGCCAGCAGAG acccatCCAGTCCTCAGGCCCCCACCGCTCTGAGAGTGGCCAACATGACCTTTGGCCCTGGGAGGGTGGTGTCGGCCCGGCTCCAGTGGGGCGTGACCCCTGACCAGGACGTCCCTGTCCATCACTACAGGGTCAGCTGGAGCTGGACtgcagctgggggggggtcGGCTTCATCActgacgaagaggaggaagaccgTCAGGGAG acctCCGTGGAGCTGGACAGCATGCGGTCCAACAGGAGCTACAGCGTGGAGGTGCAGGCGGTGTCCTACTGGGGGCAGATGCAGCTCAGAGGCCCCCGGGCCGTCCTGCGCTTCAGCACACGCAGCA AGCCTGAAACTCGTCCCAGATCCTCCACAGACGCTCTGCTGGACGTGGGAACACCTTTCTACCAGGACGGACAGCTGCAGGTCCATGTTTACTGGCAGAGCAGCATGG ATCCCTCAGTGGAATTCTACAGGATCCGTTGGGGACCAGAGTCCTGTGGACACAATCAGACCAGACCCATGGAGAAGACAACCACACAG GAGAACTTCGTCAGCCTGCAGGGCCTGATGTTCTCCTGTAGGTACAGAGTCCTCCTGCAGCCAGTCAGCAAGAAGAGTCGTCCTCCCACAGAAACCACCAGCTTCTCCACCCCCCCCTGTGAAGCCATCCAGGCCAAGAGCCCAAGACCCCTCACCTGTcctggagacacag ACCCCCCCCAGAAGGTCCTGGTGAAGGCCACCAACCTGACGGCGTCCTTCGAGGTGCGGGGCAGGAACCTGACGGCTGTCTTTGGCTGGGGTCTGTccggagcccccccccaccatcatgTGACCGGTTACCAGGCAACCTGGACGGAGGTCGTGCCCTCCAGCCGCCACCAGAACCACAAGCTGCCCCACAGCCTCATCTCCCAGTCCCAGATCCTGCCCCCG GACGCCCGTGTTCTGGTCGTGTCCGGTCTGCATCCAGACAGTCTGTACCGGCTGGAGGTCCAGGTCCTCACAGGAGACGGTGGAGGTCCCACAACCAGGAGAAACTTCCAGACCCCCCCAGCAGAGCGCCGTGGAGCCCA GAACCGGGCTGAGGACGCATCAccaccagcagccaatcactGA